Proteins from one Plodia interpunctella isolate USDA-ARS_2022_Savannah chromosome 3, ilPloInte3.2, whole genome shotgun sequence genomic window:
- the LOC128683808 gene encoding uncharacterized protein LOC128683808, whose product MGGAVSSGRDNDELIDNLMGSNYIRTRAVEQVFRALDRADYMTRDARDQAYKDLAWRSGLLHMSAPCIYSEVMENLELKPGLTFLNVGSGTGYLSTLVGLILGAQGISHGVEIRPSVVEYANKRLSEFMENSAAVDEFNFCEPKFYVGNALCLAPLLSPYDRVYCGAGCPAEYENYFKQLIKVGGILVMPLEDNLVQVRRVSDHEWTSRTVLNVSFATLSVPTKQDAANLIKLDEQTPVRLQQLARARVRSAMRAALGRRHPELRRAPPRAPPAKKSCPRRICIPIDDESDVEGLGVLHDLYRDTGASEMNALLSFMLSMGHNRVAGALRFDRSDTDDDSDRAGDDDGGGSPDVGLEGLPRAAEPSDHDSNDDADERPHRCGLITLDFRDILGDGAGDTVRAEVENARNEAENARNEAESARDIPECARAGLEIDKNEVGNLRSQTEDVEHELKNAPVVDKERHEPEKPQDAMETTGNMVEGTQSEVKIGKNALQAAERTNAESEAGGAVAPGSGSSEVRRSDSRKSRKSPGEKSEERRRRSSEEKAFWSSVAGECSRRGSAAGARGQVPAEVEIYLGKTSTAEAGPSNWGMEWEDGAALQGSSDEEPRHKDSGLGEETSPDNTTPTKSESEEENRDSLSDDVDDVSDTGAGPQLSSQSSDSDPDERQRRRNKRRAASGGDARRVRLSLLMKQGVKELPLPPAMKKYVNLQRCYQF is encoded by the exons ATGGGAGGTGCGGTAAGCTCAGGACGAGACAATGATGAACTCATTGACAACTTGATGGGTAGCAATTATATCCGAACAAGGGCTGTGGAGCAGGTTTTCCGGGCGCTGGATCGTGCCGATTACATGACGCGCGATGCAAGGGACCAGGCGTACAAGGACTTAGCCTGGAGGAGCGGCCTTCTTCACATGTCCGCTCCTTGTATCTATAG TGAAGTAATGGAAAACCTGGAGCTGAAGCCAGGACTAACGTTCCTGAATGTGGGGTCCGGAACGGGTTACCTCAGCACGCTGGTGGGGCTCATCTTGGGTGCGCAGGGCATCAGCCATGGGGTGGAGATCCGCCCCTCGGTCGTGGAGTATGCCAACAAAAGACTTAGCGAGTTCATGGAAAACTCTGCTGCTGTGGATGAGTTCAACTTTTGTGAACCTAAATTTTATGTTG GGAACGCGCTGTGCCTGGCGCCGCTGTTGTCACCCTACGACCGCGTGTACTGCGGCGCCGGCTGCCCCGCTGAATACGAGAACTACTTCAAACAGCTCATTAAG GTCGGCGGGATCCTGGTGATGCCGCTGGAAGACAACCTGGTGCAGGTGCGGCGTGTGAGCGACCACGAGTGGACCTCGCGCACGGTGCTCAATGTCTCCTTCGCGACGCTCTCCGTGCCCACCAAGCAGGACGCTGCCAACCTCATCAAATTGg ACGAGCAGACGCCGGTGCGGCTGCAGCAGCtggcgcgcgcgcgcgtgcGCTCGGCGATGCGCGCGGCGCTGGGGCGGCGGCACCCGGAGCTGCGCCGGGcgccgccgcgcgctccgCCCGCCAAGAAGTCCTGTCCGCGCAGGATCTGCATTCCCATCGACGACGAGAGCGACGTCG AGGGTCTGGGCGTCCTCCACGACCTGTACCGCGACACGGGCGCGTCGGAGATGAACGCGCTGCTGAGTTTCATGCTGAGCATGGGCCACAACCGCGTCGCCGGCGCGCTGCGCTTCGACCGCAGCGACACCGACGACGACAGCGACCGCGCCGGCGACGACGACGGCGGAG GTAGTCCCGACGTCGGGCTGGAAGGGTTGCCCCGCGCGGCCGAGCCCTCAGACCACGACTCCAACGACGACGCCGACGAGAGACCGCACCGCTGCGGACTGATCACGCTCGACTTCCGCGACATACTGGGCGACGGCGCCGGAGACACTGTGCGGGCCGAGGTCGAGAACGCACGAAACGAGGCTGAAAACGCACGAAATGAAGCTGAAAGCGCGCGAGATATACCAGAATGCGCACGAGCTGGCttagaaattgataaaaacgaGGTTGGAAACTTACGGAGCCAGACAGAAGACGTAGAACACGAGCTTAAAAACGCACCTGTGGTGGACAAGGAGCGACACGAGCCCGAGAAGCCCCAAGATGCGATGGAAACCACAGGAAATATGGTCGAAGGCACACAGAGTGAGGtcaaaattggaaaaaatgCTCTACAAGCTGCGGAGAGAACAAACGCTGAATCAGAAGCCGGTGGGGCCGTGGCTCCAGGCTCAGGTTCCTCGGAAGTGAGGAGGAGTGATTCGAGGAAGTCGAGGAAGAGTCCAGGAGAGAAGTCTGAAGAGAGACGGAGGAGGAGCTCGGAGGAGAAGGCGTTCTGGAGCAGCGTGGCGGGGGAGTGCAGCCGCCGGGGCTCCGCCGCCGGCGCGCGGGGACAGGTGCCCGCCGAGGTCGAG ATATACCTGGGCAAAACGAGTACAGCCGAAGCGGGCCCGTCCAATTGGGGCATGGAGTGGGAGGACGGCGCGGCGCTGCAGGGCTCCAGCGACGAGGAGCCGCGGCACAAGGACAGCGGCCTCGGCGAGGAGACCTCCCCGGACAACACCACCCCCACCAAGTCTGAGTCGGAGGAAGAAAATAGGGATAGCTTGTCTGATGACGTGGACGACGTCAGTGACACCGGAGCCG GTCCTCAGTTGTCGTCGCAGTCGTCGGACAGCGACCCGGACGAGCGACAACGGCGCCGCAACAAGCGGCGCGCGGCGTCGGGCGGCGACGCGCGGCGCGTGCGTCTGTCGCTGCTCATGAAGCAGGGCGTCAAGGAGCTGCCTCTTCCGCCCGCTATGAAGAAGTACGTCAACTTGCAGCGCTGTTACCAGTTCTAA
- the LOC128683810 gene encoding E3 ubiquitin-protein ligase RNF185-like, with translation MNLTATDRSSKSNHGIWDVIYGISVNISKFLFTFSITRAMAETSEAQASASASAPGGDAGGEEDKHDERMLECNICLDTARDAVVSMCGHLFCWPCLHQWLETRPSRQVCPVCKAAISRDKVIPLYGRGNTKQEDPRNKVPPRPAGQRTEPENNIGFPGFGFGEGFHMSFGIGAFPFGVFTSTFNFGDPRPSAAPRGTAQYEEEQFLSKIFLWVAILFVLWLIFA, from the exons ATGAATTTGACAGCTACAGACagatcatcaaaatcaaaccacGGGATTTGGGATGTGATTTATGGAATTTCTGTGAATATCagcaagtttttatttactttttccaTTACCAG AGCGATGGCTGAGACGAGCGAAGCTCAAGCGAGCGCGTCGGCATCAGCCCCAGGGGGCGACGCAGGCGGCGAAGAAGACAAACATGATGAACGAATGCTAGAGTGCAACATCTGCCTAGACACAGCTCGCGATGCCGTGGTCAGCATGTGTGGCCATCTCTTTTG CTGGCCATGCCTGCACCAGTGGCTGGAGACTCGGCCGAGCAGACAGGTGTGTCCGGTGTGCAAGGCGGCCATCAGCCGGGACAAGGTCATCCCGCTGTACGGCCGCGGCAACACCAAGCAGGAGGACCCCAGGAATAAG GTGCCCCCACGACCGGCTGGCCAGCGCACAGAGCCAGAGAACAACATTGGGTTCCCAGGCTTCGGGTTTGGTGAAGGGTTCCATATGTCATTTGGCATTGGAGCATTCCCTTTTGGAGTGTTCACATCAACATTCAACTTTGGAGACCCAAGACCTAGTGCAG CGCCCCGCGGCACGGCCCAGTATGAAGAAGAGCAGTTCCTATCTAAAATATTCCTGTGGGTTGCGATACTGTTCGTGCTCTGGCTCATATTCGCATGA
- the Prp19 gene encoding pre-mRNA-processing factor 19, which translates to MALYCAISNEVPEVPVVSPTSGAVFEKRIIEKYIIENGVDPINGKDLRVEDLIEIKTPAIVKPKPPSATSIPATLKSMQDEWDALMLHAFTQRQQLQTARQELSHALYQHDAACRVIARLTKEVTAAREALATLKPQVGIVAPQTHATETAAGDGATPVGMSAEVVGRLQERATALTQERKRRGRTVPDGLLPPDQIRAFLTLASHPGLHSASVPGILSLDINPSDHSKLLTGGNDRNATVFNKDTEQVVAILKGHTKKVTRVIYHPDEDTVITASPDHTIRVWNVPTSQTTVMLRSHEGPVTGLSLHPTGDYVLSTSTDQHWAFSDIRTGSLLTKVSDASGVSLTTAQFHPDGLIFGTGTENSQVKIWDLKEHSNVANFPGHVGPVTSISFSENGYYLATAAEDACVKLWDLRKLKNFKTIQLEEGYVIKELCFDQSGTYLAIAGTDVRVYLCRQWQELKLFNDHTAAATGVRFGKNAQYIASTSMDRTLKLYGIE; encoded by the exons atggCTCTTTATTGTGCAA TATCAAATGAAGTGCCAGAAGTTCCGGTGGTATCTCCAACATCGGGAGCAGTCTTTGAAAAGCgcataattgaaaaatatattatagaaaatggTGTGGATCCCATCAATGGCAAAGATCTGCGAGTAGAAGATCTTATTGAGATCAAAA ccCCAGCAATAGTAAAGCCAAAGCCGCCTAGTGCTACATCCATCCCGGCGACACTCAAGAGCATGCAAGATGAGTGGGATGCCCTGATGCTGCATGCCTTCACACAGCGACAGCAGCTGCAGACAGCTAGACAG GAGCTGAGCCACGCTCTGTACCAGCACGATGCGGCGTGCCGCGTGATCGCGCGCCTCACGAAGGAAGTGACGGCAGCGCGCGAGGCGCTGGCCACGCTCAAGCCGCAAGTGGGCATCGTGGCGCCGCAGACACATGCA ACGGAGACGGCGGCGGGCGACGGCGCGACGCCGGTGGGCATGTCGGCGGAGGTGGTGGGGCGGCTGCAGGAGCGCGCGACGGCGCTGACGCAGGAACGCAAGCGCCGCGGCCGCACGGTGCCCGACGGGCTGCTGCCGCCCGACCAGATACGCGCCTTCCTCACGCTCGCATCGCATCCC GGTCTCCACTCGGCCAGCGTGCCAGGCATCCTGTCCCTGGACATCAACCCGTCGGACCACAGCAAGCTGCTGACGGGGGGCAACGACCGCAACGCCACAGTGTTCAACAAGGACACGGAGCAGGTGGTGGCCATACTCAAGGGCCACACCAAGAAGGTCACCCGGGTCATCTACCATCCCGACGAGGATACCGTCATCACAGCTTCGCCCGATCATACTATTCGTGTTTGGAATGTGCCTAC TTCCCAGACGACGGTGATGCTACGTTCGCACGAGGGCCCCGTGACGGGGCTATCGCTGCACCCCACCGGCGACTACGTGCTGTCCACGTCCACTGACCAGCACTGGGCCTTCTCCGACATCCGCACTG GTTCTCTCCTGACCAAAGTGAGCGACGCCTCCGGAGTCAGCCTCACCACGGCCCAGTTCCATCCGGACGGCCTCATCTTCGGCACCGGAACCGAAAACTCACAAGTCAAGATTTGGGACTTGAAAGAACATAGCAACGTTGCTAACTTCCCCGGACATGTTGGACCGGTCACTTCTATATCCTTTTCTGAAAACGGTTACTACCTGGCAACAGCTGCTGAAGATGCCTGTGTCAAATTATGGGATTTGAGGAAACTGAAGAACTTCAAGACGATCCAACTCGAGGAAGGTTATGTGATCAAGGAACTTTGCTTCGACCAGAGTGGAACATACCTGGCTATAGCCGGAACGGACGTTAGAGTGTACTTGTGTAGACAATGGCAAGAATTAAAGTTGTTCAATGACCACACCGCTGCGGCTACAGGAGTTCGTTTCGGAAAGAATGCGCAGTACATAGCGTCCACGAGCATGGATCGGACGCTCAAGCTCTATGGTATAGAGTAG